One Tindallia magadiensis genomic region harbors:
- the mgtE gene encoding magnesium transporter produces MRIEKISAIKSIRNHFKTKDMGSVKEIINTMDTFEAADVIEVLEPEKQVTVFRLLAKEHALEVFEHLDVHTQQSLLQNFTDENAVEVFSSLEPDDRIKLIDELPAAVAKRLLSSLTQEEREMTSLLLGYKHGTAGQIMTPKYIRLSKEMSVQQAIEKVRASGKDLETVNLLYVTDDKRKLEGSVSLSDIVMAQPEEKINNIMEKEPARVYTETDDGFVAELLKESDLISVPVLDSEDRLVGVVTVDDAIDILEEEALDEVFDKAGFVELTKTETDRSKVLIHGTIPQVWRVRIPFLIITLIGGMLAGGVIEYFEDFLDAIVAVAFFVPVIMDMGGNVGTQSSTIFTRALVLGQIDFPKFLRHWGREVVIGLTMGIILGAAGGAFAAFWQGNTELGMVVGMALASTITIATALGFLVPYILVKLGFDQAAGSDPIITTIKDLSGLAIYFFLVSTFLM; encoded by the coding sequence ATGAGAATAGAAAAAATCAGTGCTATCAAAAGCATTAGAAATCATTTTAAGACGAAAGATATGGGGTCCGTTAAAGAAATTATCAATACCATGGATACCTTTGAAGCAGCAGATGTGATCGAAGTATTAGAACCTGAAAAGCAAGTAACCGTATTCAGGTTACTTGCCAAAGAGCATGCACTGGAAGTATTTGAGCACTTGGATGTCCATACGCAGCAGTCATTGCTGCAAAACTTTACGGATGAAAATGCCGTTGAAGTGTTTTCCTCTTTAGAGCCAGATGACAGAATTAAGCTAATCGACGAACTTCCTGCTGCTGTCGCTAAAAGACTTTTATCTTCTTTAACGCAAGAAGAAAGAGAAATGACCTCTTTATTACTTGGTTATAAGCACGGTACAGCCGGTCAGATCATGACGCCAAAGTATATACGTCTAAGCAAGGAAATGAGTGTTCAACAGGCTATCGAAAAAGTTCGGGCATCTGGTAAAGACCTTGAAACCGTCAATCTCCTTTATGTTACGGACGATAAAAGAAAACTGGAAGGCTCTGTATCCTTATCCGATATTGTGATGGCTCAACCAGAGGAAAAGATTAACAACATTATGGAAAAAGAGCCTGCTCGTGTCTATACAGAAACCGATGATGGTTTTGTTGCCGAGTTGCTAAAAGAATCTGATTTAATTTCAGTACCTGTCCTTGATTCAGAGGATCGTCTTGTAGGAGTGGTGACCGTTGATGATGCCATTGACATCCTGGAAGAAGAGGCCCTCGACGAAGTTTTTGACAAAGCTGGATTCGTAGAGCTAACCAAAACAGAAACCGACCGAAGTAAAGTTCTGATTCATGGAACCATCCCCCAAGTATGGCGGGTTCGTATTCCCTTTTTAATCATCACGTTAATTGGCGGCATGCTTGCCGGTGGCGTTATAGAGTACTTCGAAGACTTTCTAGATGCCATTGTAGCCGTCGCATTCTTTGTTCCTGTTATCATGGATATGGGTGGAAACGTTGGGACACAGTCATCAACCATCTTTACCCGCGCCCTGGTTCTTGGTCAAATTGATTTTCCAAAGTTTTTAAGACATTGGGGCAGAGAAGTCGTGATAGGTCTGACAATGGGTATTATTCTTGGAGCTGCAGGCGGAGCTTTTGCCGCTTTCTGGCAGGGCAACACTGAACTTGGAATGGTTGTCGGCATGGCACTGGCTTCCACTATTACCATTGCCACCGCCCTTGGTTTTTTAGTTCCTTATATACTCGTAAAGCTTGGTTTTGATCAGGCCGCAGGATCCGATCCTATTATTACGACCATAAAAGACTTGAGCGGATTGGCGATCTACTTCTTTTTAGTAAGTACATTCCTGATGTAA
- a CDS encoding cation diffusion facilitator family transporter produces the protein MNIKTSQQVANRVSMVSVLANALLSIVKLTAGIIGNSAAMVSDAVHSISDIFSTIIVMIGFKVSTKEADKNHPFGHERFESVTAIILAFILTVIGVGIGYSGIQKIFFTDTAELMVPGGLALGAAVISIFIKEAMYWYTKISARKINSGALMADAWHHRSDAMSSVGSFIGIAGARLGFPMMDPLASIVICLLILKVALSIFTDSINKMTDTSCDESMIEEIKDIILDQPGVLGIDKVKTRMFGNRSYVEVEIRANGEEPLNVTHEIAHQVHDAVEKNFQSVKHCTVHVNPVHPNNSGNTSF, from the coding sequence ATGAACATCAAAACCAGTCAGCAAGTAGCGAACCGTGTTTCAATGGTTAGTGTGCTGGCCAATGCATTGCTCAGCATTGTAAAATTAACAGCCGGTATCATTGGCAATTCAGCTGCCATGGTTTCCGACGCTGTACATTCTATTTCAGATATCTTCAGTACCATTATTGTGATGATCGGCTTCAAAGTTTCCACGAAAGAAGCTGATAAAAACCATCCCTTTGGCCACGAACGATTTGAAAGCGTAACAGCCATTATCCTTGCCTTTATCCTCACCGTGATAGGAGTAGGCATTGGTTATTCCGGTATACAGAAGATTTTTTTCACAGATACTGCTGAACTGATGGTACCGGGAGGGCTTGCCCTTGGTGCCGCTGTCATTTCGATTTTTATAAAAGAGGCAATGTATTGGTATACCAAAATTTCAGCCAGGAAAATTAATTCAGGCGCGTTGATGGCAGATGCGTGGCACCACCGATCTGATGCGATGTCTTCCGTTGGCAGTTTTATTGGAATTGCAGGTGCACGGTTAGGTTTCCCCATGATGGATCCTTTGGCCAGCATTGTTATTTGCTTGTTAATACTGAAAGTAGCTTTGTCAATTTTTACTGATTCCATCAATAAGATGACGGATACATCCTGCGATGAATCAATGATAGAGGAGATAAAAGATATCATATTGGATCAGCCAGGTGTTCTCGGTATTGATAAAGTAAAGACCAGGATGTTTGGTAACAGAAGTTATGTTGAAGTTGAAATTCGTGCCAATGGCGAAGAGCCTTTGAATGTAACTCACGAAATAGCCCATCAAGTTCACGATGCCGTTGAAAAAAACTTCCAAAGTGTCAAACATTGCACTGTCCATGTTAATCCTGTCCATCCTAATAATTCAGGAAACACATCATTTTAA
- a CDS encoding threonine synthase: MKQHGETTFFCYQCDRKVPADTLKPTCICGGLWNINYRPPKFHPSLIDTQCWNIFRYRAFMPLEGETWQQISLGEGMTPIISLNENVKMKMDYFMPTLSFKDRGAAVMIAHAKKIGIESVVQDSSGNAGNSVAAYSGKAGIACEIFVPEGTSQQKISMIQSHGAKVQIVPGNRDQCADMCRKKVKEAEMYYASHVYNPFFFEGTKTYIYEVYEQLGRIPATIFIPLGNGTLFIGVVKALEEFIESKTIKEMPKIIAVQSENCAPIYRATITKEKEAVLLNPMPTLAEGIAIGAPMRGKEILDSIDRHKIQVVTAPEHQILEARNNLAKKGIYVEHTTAATYAAYLKYIEMNGPLKDCLIPMCGAGLKSEK, translated from the coding sequence TTGAAGCAGCATGGAGAAACTACTTTTTTTTGTTACCAATGTGACAGAAAAGTGCCAGCAGACACGTTAAAACCGACCTGTATCTGTGGTGGTCTTTGGAATATTAACTATCGACCACCTAAATTTCATCCCTCTCTTATTGATACACAATGTTGGAATATTTTTCGCTATCGTGCATTCATGCCATTAGAGGGAGAAACTTGGCAGCAGATTAGTTTAGGAGAAGGAATGACACCCATTATTTCATTAAATGAAAATGTAAAAATGAAAATGGATTATTTCATGCCTACGCTATCTTTTAAGGATAGAGGTGCGGCTGTAATGATAGCTCATGCGAAAAAAATAGGAATTGAATCCGTAGTGCAAGATAGCAGTGGGAATGCTGGAAACAGCGTGGCGGCATATAGTGGGAAAGCAGGTATTGCCTGTGAAATTTTTGTTCCTGAAGGAACATCCCAACAAAAGATAAGCATGATCCAATCACATGGAGCTAAGGTTCAAATAGTTCCGGGGAATAGGGATCAGTGTGCTGATATGTGCAGAAAAAAAGTTAAAGAAGCAGAAATGTATTATGCCAGTCATGTCTATAATCCGTTTTTCTTCGAAGGAACAAAAACCTATATTTACGAGGTTTATGAACAACTGGGGAGAATACCAGCAACCATTTTTATACCCTTAGGGAATGGAACTTTATTTATTGGAGTAGTCAAAGCGCTGGAAGAGTTTATAGAAAGTAAGACGATTAAAGAGATGCCAAAGATCATTGCTGTACAGAGTGAAAACTGTGCACCTATTTATCGGGCAACGATCACAAAGGAAAAAGAAGCCGTTTTGCTAAACCCTATGCCTACTTTGGCAGAAGGGATTGCTATTGGTGCTCCAATGAGAGGAAAGGAAATACTAGACTCTATTGACCGTCACAAAATTCAAGTGGTGACGGCACCGGAGCACCAGATTTTAGAAGCAAGAAATAATTTAGCAAAAAAAGGTATCTATGTTGAACATACTACGGCGGCCACATATGCAGCCTATTTAAAATATATCGAAATGAATGGACCACTAAAAGATTGCCTCATACCAATGTGCGGTGCTGGGTTGAAATCGGAGAAATAG
- a CDS encoding cupin domain-containing protein — protein MKVVKNMEALLPLSIDQMISNSENTIASKAICTTDHTDIRFFSYAKGESISKEFQEEDSIIYVFQGKLKILYRRDEEKILSAGEMIVLPSNVEYGVEVLEDAKSLNILVK, from the coding sequence ATGAAAGTAGTTAAAAATATGGAAGCACTATTGCCTCTATCCATTGATCAAATGATTTCCAACAGCGAAAATACCATCGCCAGCAAGGCAATTTGCACAACAGATCATACTGATATACGTTTCTTTTCCTACGCTAAAGGAGAAAGCATCAGCAAAGAGTTCCAGGAAGAAGACAGCATTATTTATGTGTTCCAGGGAAAACTGAAAATTCTTTACCGAAGGGATGAAGAGAAAATTTTGAGTGCTGGAGAGATGATAGTGCTTCCCAGCAATGTGGAATACGGCGTTGAAGTATTAGAAGATGCAAAAAGTTTGAACATACTGGTGAAATAA
- a CDS encoding cupin domain-containing protein, which produces MELIKNIAKAKAVNFDEMVSCKPGEIESKTLAQEKGVGITLLAFGKGEGVGPHTANGDALIYIHQGVASVTIGEETQEAEKGQMVLMPSGISHQVQAKEDMKMLLMVVRKEK; this is translated from the coding sequence ATGGAACTAATTAAGAACATAGCGAAAGCTAAAGCAGTGAACTTTGACGAAATGGTGAGTTGCAAGCCGGGAGAAATTGAAAGCAAGACCTTGGCACAGGAAAAGGGCGTTGGTATTACCTTGCTTGCCTTTGGAAAAGGTGAAGGAGTAGGTCCTCATACGGCCAATGGAGATGCACTCATCTACATTCACCAGGGGGTAGCCAGTGTAACCATTGGCGAAGAAACACAAGAAGCCGAAAAGGGTCAGATGGTGCTGATGCCCTCTGGTATTTCTCATCAGGTTCAGGCGAAAGAAGATATGAAAATGCTTCTGATGGTGGTTAGGAAGGAGAAATAA
- a CDS encoding ABC transporter permease → MTTSIWKNSISLKMLSAVILLLVWQMLAMAVDREIIIPSPATTLAEMIRIITQPNFLLIIINTLRRAVIGFFIALTCGLGLGIAGGYSKAVYHLLKPLVLMNRAVPTMAIILLALIWLDSDRAPILVGFVVIFPILYESIVQGIRNVDGKLIEMMNLYEIKGFQRLKDLYLPSLASYLQSAMIAAMGLNLKIIVAAEVLSQPVFSIGTSFQIERVHLNTAGVFAWAFITVILAAVLEASIGLIKFKRADQG, encoded by the coding sequence ATGACAACTTCTATATGGAAAAATAGCATTAGCCTGAAGATGCTTTCGGCGGTGATCCTTCTCTTGGTCTGGCAAATGTTGGCTATGGCTGTGGACAGGGAAATCATCATTCCCTCACCGGCCACCACTCTGGCTGAAATGATCCGTATCATAACACAGCCCAACTTTTTACTGATTATCATAAACACCCTTCGGCGGGCCGTCATTGGGTTTTTCATCGCACTGACCTGCGGCCTTGGTCTTGGAATTGCAGGAGGATATTCGAAAGCCGTCTACCACTTACTTAAGCCTCTGGTTTTGATGAATCGGGCGGTACCAACCATGGCCATCATCCTTCTTGCTCTGATATGGCTGGACTCTGATAGAGCACCCATTTTGGTGGGTTTTGTGGTTATTTTTCCCATTCTTTATGAAAGCATTGTTCAAGGGATTCGAAATGTGGACGGAAAGCTGATCGAAATGATGAATCTATATGAAATCAAGGGATTTCAGCGACTGAAAGATCTCTACCTTCCATCTTTGGCATCATATCTGCAAAGTGCCATGATTGCCGCCATGGGTTTGAACCTGAAGATTATAGTAGCCGCAGAGGTTCTGAGTCAGCCGGTGTTTTCCATAGGAACCAGTTTTCAAATAGAAAGAGTTCACCTGAACACGGCAGGAGTATTTGCGTGGGCCTTTATCACAGTTATATTGGCCGCTGTTTTGGAAGCCTCCATCGGACTGATAAAATTCAAAAGAGCAGACCAAGGATAG
- a CDS encoding ABC transporter substrate-binding protein, producing the protein MKKVLMIVLIMVLTITSFAACSNNKQAAEDQEKATGIQEEAAEKPEEAEQISVKVAAPTGAPTLSMIRMFKEQPSFGDHVNIQYESVQSPDLMASRLLSGEVDIAVVPTNLAASLYHRGADFQLVASSVWGVLYMVGNEEIDQWEDLKGKDIHTLGRGLTPDIILRYVLSGNGIDPDQDVNLHYMGGATELAPAFTAGQIDLAVIPEPALTNILMNREDAVVLYNLQEEWSRLNEGYSSYPQASLIISRDLIDNQRAFVDAFLEEYESSIDWLFENRELAGEYSEELEVGMRKGAVVQGLERMNIEYQHASEAKPSIEAYIRVLLEAAPDTVGGKELDDNFYMEK; encoded by the coding sequence ATGAAAAAAGTGCTAATGATCGTATTAATAATGGTATTAACGATAACCTCCTTTGCTGCTTGCAGTAACAATAAACAGGCAGCAGAGGATCAGGAAAAAGCAACGGGTATTCAGGAAGAAGCCGCAGAAAAACCGGAAGAAGCAGAACAAATCAGTGTGAAAGTGGCAGCCCCCACTGGTGCGCCCACCTTGAGCATGATCAGAATGTTTAAAGAGCAGCCTTCTTTTGGGGATCATGTGAACATTCAATACGAATCGGTCCAATCTCCGGACCTGATGGCCTCTCGACTCCTATCCGGAGAAGTGGATATTGCCGTTGTTCCGACAAATCTGGCGGCTTCTCTGTATCACCGGGGAGCTGATTTTCAGTTGGTGGCCTCCAGCGTATGGGGAGTTCTTTACATGGTTGGAAACGAAGAAATTGATCAGTGGGAAGATCTGAAAGGAAAAGATATTCATACTTTGGGCCGAGGTCTTACTCCGGACATCATACTGAGGTATGTACTGTCCGGAAACGGAATTGATCCGGACCAGGATGTAAACCTTCATTACATGGGCGGAGCAACAGAGCTGGCTCCGGCATTTACTGCCGGACAAATTGACTTGGCAGTTATTCCTGAGCCGGCACTAACTAATATATTAATGAACCGTGAAGATGCAGTGGTTCTATACAACCTGCAAGAGGAATGGAGCCGTCTGAATGAAGGATATAGTTCTTATCCTCAGGCATCACTGATTATCAGCAGAGATTTGATCGATAACCAAAGAGCGTTTGTGGATGCCTTCCTGGAAGAATATGAAAGCAGTATCGACTGGTTGTTTGAAAATCGCGAACTGGCTGGTGAATACAGCGAGGAACTTGAAGTAGGTATGCGAAAAGGTGCAGTGGTTCAGGGCCTTGAACGAATGAACATCGAGTATCAGCATGCATCCGAAGCCAAACCCTCCATTGAAGCTTATATCCGTGTTCTTCTGGAGGCTGCTCCTGATACTGTAGGGGGGAAAGAGCTGGATGACAACTTCTATATGGAAAAATAG